The sequence below is a genomic window from Sulfuracidifex metallicus DSM 6482 = JCM 9184.
CCTGGAATAAAGGAATACCATTGTGAAGTTAAACCAAATTCCATAGTATTAGTTAGAACTCTTCAAGGGCTTCCAGTTGCTCTTATGAGAATATCTGAAGTGGCAGAGGAAGCAGTTAAGGCTGGAAAGGGTAAGTTCGGGGTGAACGTTCATCACCTAAATGACGAGTTGTGGGGTCTTTGTAATGGCGAGAATTAGTGTAGTTATACCCACTTTTAATGAAAAGGAGAATATAACTAAACTCCTCATTAGACTCAATGAAATTCTTCCTTCCCTTTCATTTATTGTGGTCGATGATAATAGTCCAGATGGAACAGAGGAAAGCCTAAAGAAACTGAACTTAAAGAACTTAGAGTTAATTATAAGAAAGAACGAGAAAGGATTGGGTTCAGCTATAAAAACTGGATTGAGTAGAGCGTTGGAGTTGGAAAGCGAATACATAGTAACTATGGACGCAGACTTCAGTCACGATCCGTCTTACTTGCCTGGTATGCTGGAAATGGCAAAAACTGGTTACGGATTGGTTATAGGGTCTAGATATGTAAAGGGAGGAGGAATAGAAAATTGGCCTCTAAAGAGGAGAATCGTAAGCAAGGGAGCTAACTTCCTATTTAGAACAGC
It includes:
- a CDS encoding polyprenol monophosphomannose synthase codes for the protein MARISVVIPTFNEKENITKLLIRLNEILPSLSFIVVDDNSPDGTEESLKKLNLKNLELIIRKNEKGLGSAIKTGLSRALELESEYIVTMDADFSHDPSYLPGMLEMAKTGYGLVIGSRYVKGGGIENWPLKRRIVSKGANFLFRTAMRSYIHDNTSNYRVYSTNAAKEALNCNSADGYEFQICAVFRILKAGIKIGEYPIIFRDREIGKSKLSNVEIFRWFKFLLSLLASS